The DNA sequence CGGATAGGTCTAATACTTCCCGCTGCCATTTCAAGAATTTCGGGAGCCAACCCGTGACCGGTACCAAAAACCAGCAACACCGGGTTATCGTTAAGTAACTCGCGGACTTTACCAATAGTAGTATCGCCTGCACCCCGTGCACTGGTTGTAACCAGTATCGGTTTTTTACCCGTTCCCGTCTCAATATGCTCCACCGCATCGAGCAGGGAATCTTTCACACTGGCCTTGGATAGAGCGGCGGCTCTGTCCGGGTTGAACTTGCTACCCGGTCCCGAGGTCCAGTGGGAAATAATTCTTTCAGCCAGTTTCTTCTGGTCCTCGATGGGAGTCACCGCGTAAAATCCACCGATTGAGTAAGAGCGGGAAACGCGGGACATATCGTGAATATCGAGGTTTGTCAAAGAAACAGCGGCTTTTTCGCCAAATTTATTTAGCACCGGATAATGCACTAAAGCCATATAAAGATTTTTTCCCAAACGTTTTCGGGGTATTGTGCGCAAATAATGCACATCATCTTTTTTTAGGCCATCAGCTTCCGCTAAAATTTCAGGACGCGATTCCAAGGTCGCATCCAAAGACTCTTTGCGTCGCCATTCTTCAATCCGAGCATGATTTCCAGATGAGAGAACTTCCGGCACATCCCGGCCTCCGTATTGCACAGGACGAGTGTAATGCGGATACTCAAGAAGACCGGCTGAAAAACTTTCCTCTGTACCTGATTCGGCATGCCCCATAAAGCCGGGCAGAAGACGAGCTACAGCTTCAACAAGACACATAGCCCCGGCTTCTCCACCGTTAAGCACAAAATCTCCTACAGAGACGAGCTCAACGGGAAAAATATCTTCAAAGCGTGCATCGATCCCTTCATACCTTCCGCAGACGAGGGTCAATTCCTCTTCTCTGGAAAGCTCCACTGCCATTTTCTGATTCAAAGGTCTACCCTTGGGAGAAAGCATTATCAGCCTTTTACCCTTGGCACATCCACCTTCTTTTGCAGGTTTGATCCCCACAGAATCCAGAGCCCTGGCAATTGGATCAATAAACATGACCATTCCCGGGCCACCGCCGTAAGGCCGATCATCAACGCTTTTATGTTTGTCCGTGGCGAACTCACGTGGATCCACTTTTTCGAAAGAAACAATCTCTTTCTCAATAGCCTTACTCATAAGGCCGTGGGATAACGGAGAGTCAAAGAACTCAGGAAAAAGTGTAACCAGATTAAATTTCACTAATGCACCGGATAGTTATAGAAATAGAATTAAATCCTATTTCTTTTTTTCTTTAAGATAGAGGTCAAGCAAACCTTCCGGCGGATCAATCACAACCTTTTCCGCATCTAAGTCCACAGACAACACAAATTCCTCAACAGCTGGAAAAAGGATTTCCTTTCCATCTGAAGCTGTAATCACCCAAGTCTCTTGACCGGGTGCGAGAATAAAGTTCGAAATGGTTCCAATCACAGTGGAATCATCAAGCTCCACACTCATACCTTCAAGCTCGTGCATGTAAACTTCATCATCCTCAACCTGAGGAAGATCAGCTTCACGAACCATTACTTCCATGCCACGCAGTGCATCTGCCTGATCACGTCCATCAATACCCTTGAAGGTTACGAGTATGCGCCCCTTGTGCCTCCGAGAAGACTGCACAACAAAACGACGGGGTTTCTGCCCTTTCTTAGCCAGATAAAGGCAGGGTACCTCGTCGAAAAGTAAAGGGGAGTCCGCATGGGAATCGATGCAAACTTCCCCCCTGAGACCATGTGATTTGACCACCTCGGCAACTAAGAGCATATCCACAGCAGCCTACCGGTTTGGTCTGGTTCGTTTAAAAGCCTATTCCAGAATTTCCAGAACAGAGCGTTTTCTCACCTTGGTTGAGGCTGCACCAAGAAGGGTTCTCATCGCACGAGCTGTGCGTCCCTGCTTGCCGATAACCTTACCTAAGTCTTCTTTTGCGACTTTAAGCTCGATCACGGAAGTCTGCTCCCCTTCTATCTCGGTGACAACAACTTCATCCGGACTGTCAACAAGCGATTTCGCAATGTATTCTACTAAATCCTTCAACATGCCAACAACCTCCGCTTCTGATTTCGTGTGTGTACCGTGAGTAGTGAAGAAGAATTCGAACCGTAGTGAGAACGAACCCTAAGAATTTGCTTTAAGAAGAGATTTCACAGTATTACTAGGTTCTGCGCCTCTCTCAAGCCACTTCTCTACTTTTTCCTTGTCAATGTTAAGCTCAATAGGCTCAACCATCGGATTGTAATAACCGCAGAAATCCAAAGGACGACCGTCACGTCTGGTTTCGCTGTTAATTGCTACAATACGGTAAAAAGGGCGCTTCTTGGAGCCCATACGGGTCAATCTGAGTTTAATAGCCATTGTCTAATTTCCCCCATATAATCTTAAATTAAGTGGTTCGTTAATAAATTGCAAGCACATGCTCACGAAAAGTTACTTCTTCTTCTTTTTGCGAGCCTGCTTTTTGAGCTTATTCTTCTTGCGGGCCTGAAGGGTTTTCTTGCTTTTAGCCTTAGCGGGCTGAGCCATTGCGCCCATTCCGTCAAGACCTTCCATGCCTTCCATCCCTGGTATACCGGGCATTCCCGGCATTCCAGCACCGCCACCTAGTCCGGGCATTCCGGGCATATTCGGCATCTGAGGCATTTTGCCTTTTCCGCCTTTTCCGCCCATCATTTTTTTCATCATCTTGCTCATCTGATCAAAATTTTTGAGCATCTGATTGACTTCCTGAATATCTACACCAGACCCCTTTGCAACCCTTTGCCTGCGGCTGGGATTGATTATCTTGGGATTCTTGCGTTCTTCCATAGTCATGGACGAGATGATGGCTTCTATCCTGTTCAGTTCCTTGTCCGGGATCTCCATATCGCCAAGCTGCTTGGTCAACTTGCCGAGTCCGGGAATCATTTTCATGATTGATCCCATGGAACCTATCTTCTTCATTCTGCGCATCTGGGTGCGAAAGTCCTCAAGGTCAAATTGAGCCTTGCGAAACTTCTCAGTCAGCTTTTCAGCTTCTCCCTCTTCCATCACAGACTGGGCTTTCTCAATCAGGGACAGTACATCCCCCATACCGAGAATTCTTGATGCTGCCCGATCCGGATAAAAGAGTTCCAATTCGGAGAGTTTTTCACCCATACCGACGAATTTAACTGATTTACCGGTAACTGACTTAATGGAGAGAGCCGCACCGCCTCGGGCATCACCATCCATTTTTGTAAGAACTACACCGGTTACACCAAGTTTATCGTCGAAGGTGGAAGCAACATTGACAGCGTCCTGACCTGTCATTGCGTCAGCCACAAAAAGTATTTCATCGGGAGTGCATTCGCTTTTGATAGATGCAAGTTCATCCATCAAAAGTTCATCAATATGCAGCCGCCCGGCAGTATCGAAAAGCAGAACATCACATCCTGCGTCTTCCGCTTTGCTTATTGCATCACGACAGATATCCACTGGATTCATTCCGGTAGTGGATGGATAAACTGGCATATCCAGCTGTTTTCCCAGCACATTCAGCTGTTCAATAGCAGCAGGACGATAAACGTCAGCAGGAACAAGGTAAGGCTTGAACTTTTTACGGCGCAGATACAAGGCAATCTTCGCAGAAGAAGTTGTTTTACCAGCCCCCTGAAGGCCGACCATCATAATTTTGGAAATCTTACCTTTGGTAAGGTTAAGACCTTCCTGCTCGCCACCGAGCAGTTCCGTAAGCTCGTCATTAACAATTTTAATGACCTGCTGTCCCGGAGAAAGGCTTTTCTGGACCTCCTGACCGAGAGCACGCTCCTTTACCGTCTCTACAAAATCTTTGACGACTTTATAGTTTACGTCTGCTTCGAGAAGAGCAAGGCGCACTTCACGCATGCCGGCCTGAATGTTTTTCTCATCCAGTCGGCCCTGCCCCTTGAAATTCTTAAAGGCTTCGGAAAGTCTATCTGATAGGCTGTCGAACAATTGTCTTACTCCGCCGGTTCTACATTTCAAAGCAAAATGATCTTGAAAACTCCACCCTTTCTCGATCAATAGTAATTGCGTAAAGAAAGGGGTTGTCTGTTAAGGCTTTTAACACTTCAAGTCAAGTGAAGACTAATATCAACTTTTCAGAAAATGACAAACATTTATCTTGCAGCACAAAAAATTATCACCTTATTTCTTGCCTTTCATTGCAATAAACCTCTAGAGTTCAATAATATAAAACACTGTCAGCACGGCCTTTAAGGAGGAATGAAATGCCAAATATAGTAAAAGCTGAAGAATTTCACCTGGTAGACCCTATGGGCAGGGTCAGATCTAAGATATATATTTCCAATGAAGGAAAAGTAGTTGCTGATATATTCGATTCATCAGGACAACTGTCTAACCGTGTGGATTTGCAAAAAACTCAAATTTCAGGTCCTACACATCAGCAAAGTATAAAATCAGATCAAAAAGAAACATTATCGGAATGGCACTCCAGAGTTGCGAACGAAGTGCAACTTTCTCAATCCAAACTTCATGTAGGCTCATACAAAATTTATATTGATTTTGTTGAAAACAATACCAATGCAAACGCCAAGTACCTTAATGAGGTTATTGAAATTTCCGGTGAAATAGTTGATGTTTCGACTAAAGACTATGGAAATCTGCGCATCGGCCTTAAAGGCATTTCCAACTTCACAGCTGAAGTAATCTGTCACTTTACAGAACAACAGACAACGGTAGTGAGTAATCTGAAGCCAGGCTTAAAAGTCCGGGTCAAAGGTAAATGTACAGAATACGTTAATAAACGAGTCAAAATATGGGGCTGTCAGATAATCTAGTGTCAGATTCTGTTCGCAAAAAAATTGTGCCCCGCAATTACTAAGGGAAACAAAATGACTGCAGCTGACACATCCAGAAAATTGATACAGTACACCGCTGAGACATGCGTTGACTGCGGATTATGCGTCGCCCAATGCGCCTTCCTAAAAAGCACAGGCTCTCCCCTGCATATTGCACAGGAAATCC is a window from the Maridesulfovibrio zosterae DSM 11974 genome containing:
- the rpsP gene encoding 30S ribosomal protein S16, giving the protein MAIKLRLTRMGSKKRPFYRIVAINSETRRDGRPLDFCGYYNPMVEPIELNIDKEKVEKWLERGAEPSNTVKSLLKANS
- the trmD gene encoding tRNA (guanosine(37)-N1)-methyltransferase TrmD; the encoded protein is MKFNLVTLFPEFFDSPLSHGLMSKAIEKEIVSFEKVDPREFATDKHKSVDDRPYGGGPGMVMFIDPIARALDSVGIKPAKEGGCAKGKRLIMLSPKGRPLNQKMAVELSREEELTLVCGRYEGIDARFEDIFPVELVSVGDFVLNGGEAGAMCLVEAVARLLPGFMGHAESGTEESFSAGLLEYPHYTRPVQYGGRDVPEVLSSGNHARIEEWRRKESLDATLESRPEILAEADGLKKDDVHYLRTIPRKRLGKNLYMALVHYPVLNKFGEKAAVSLTNLDIHDMSRVSRSYSIGGFYAVTPIEDQKKLAERIISHWTSGPGSKFNPDRAAALSKASVKDSLLDAVEHIETGTGKKPILVTTSARGAGDTTIGKVRELLNDNPVLLVFGTGHGLAPEILEMAAGSIRPIRFMDGYNHLSVRSAVAITVDRLLGDAW
- the rimM gene encoding ribosome maturation factor RimM (Essential for efficient processing of 16S rRNA) codes for the protein MLLVAEVVKSHGLRGEVCIDSHADSPLLFDEVPCLYLAKKGQKPRRFVVQSSRRHKGRILVTFKGIDGRDQADALRGMEVMVREADLPQVEDDEVYMHELEGMSVELDDSTVIGTISNFILAPGQETWVITASDGKEILFPAVEEFVLSVDLDAEKVVIDPPEGLLDLYLKEKKK
- the ffh gene encoding signal recognition particle protein, whose product is MFDSLSDRLSEAFKNFKGQGRLDEKNIQAGMREVRLALLEADVNYKVVKDFVETVKERALGQEVQKSLSPGQQVIKIVNDELTELLGGEQEGLNLTKGKISKIMMVGLQGAGKTTSSAKIALYLRRKKFKPYLVPADVYRPAAIEQLNVLGKQLDMPVYPSTTGMNPVDICRDAISKAEDAGCDVLLFDTAGRLHIDELLMDELASIKSECTPDEILFVADAMTGQDAVNVASTFDDKLGVTGVVLTKMDGDARGGAALSIKSVTGKSVKFVGMGEKLSELELFYPDRAASRILGMGDVLSLIEKAQSVMEEGEAEKLTEKFRKAQFDLEDFRTQMRRMKKIGSMGSIMKMIPGLGKLTKQLGDMEIPDKELNRIEAIISSMTMEERKNPKIINPSRRQRVAKGSGVDIQEVNQMLKNFDQMSKMMKKMMGGKGGKGKMPQMPNMPGMPGLGGGAGMPGMPGIPGMEGMEGLDGMGAMAQPAKAKSKKTLQARKKNKLKKQARKKKKK
- a CDS encoding KH domain-containing protein; translated protein: MLKDLVEYIAKSLVDSPDEVVVTEIEGEQTSVIELKVAKEDLGKVIGKQGRTARAMRTLLGAASTKVRKRSVLEILE
- a CDS encoding OB-fold protein; its protein translation is MPNIVKAEEFHLVDPMGRVRSKIYISNEGKVVADIFDSSGQLSNRVDLQKTQISGPTHQQSIKSDQKETLSEWHSRVANEVQLSQSKLHVGSYKIYIDFVENNTNANAKYLNEVIEISGEIVDVSTKDYGNLRIGLKGISNFTAEVICHFTEQQTTVVSNLKPGLKVRVKGKCTEYVNKRVKIWGCQII